One window of Mucilaginibacter inviolabilis genomic DNA carries:
- a CDS encoding c-type cytochrome, whose product MRKYILIIACLFYCTPLLAQVKTKPRSVVSLTAVNGKGIYEKYCLTCHQADGGGVPNMNPPLIKTSYVLGDKTRLIKVVLNGFSESVDIDGESYSNVMPSHDFLKDQEIAAVLTYVRKNFTNKAGPITTTQVKAVRAMNKKKTI is encoded by the coding sequence ATGAGAAAATATATCTTGATTATCGCTTGCCTTTTTTATTGTACTCCATTACTGGCCCAGGTTAAAACTAAGCCTCGGTCAGTTGTAAGTTTGACTGCTGTTAATGGCAAGGGTATTTATGAAAAGTATTGTTTAACCTGCCATCAGGCTGATGGAGGTGGCGTACCCAATATGAACCCACCCTTAATCAAAACATCTTATGTGTTGGGCGATAAAACACGGCTAATTAAAGTAGTGCTCAATGGATTTTCAGAAAGTGTTGATATCGATGGAGAGTCATACTCCAATGTGATGCCTTCGCATGATTTTTTGAAAGACCAGGAAATTGCCGCTGTATTAACTTATGTCAGAAAAAACTTCACCAATAAGGCTGGGCCAATTACCACAACGCAGGTAAAAGCAGTAAGAGCTATGAATAAAAAGAAAACTATCTAA
- a CDS encoding DUF4350 domain-containing protein, which produces MIRITTYYILLIIGLMVSPPLLAQQKTVTLDYYFNNEYRKNKAGEQERYHYTWEDIKSSGFSIWGDIFKKNGAGLKSLENEPTQDNLKGTDIYIIVDPDTKKETSNPHYIESRHIKAIADWVKRGGVLILMANDSANAELPHLNVLAAKFGIHFNDDLYKHVIGTQFEMGAINVPANDPVFKTAKKVYLKDIATLQLSAPAKPLLVDDNHVIVGTARYGKGRVVAVGDPWFYNEYTNGRLPAAMGFDNDKAADDLSKWLLDQVPVKGN; this is translated from the coding sequence ATGATAAGGATCACTACTTACTACATTCTATTAATCATTGGTTTGATGGTATCACCTCCATTATTGGCGCAACAAAAAACGGTTACGTTAGATTATTACTTCAATAACGAATACCGAAAAAATAAAGCTGGCGAACAGGAGAGGTATCACTATACCTGGGAGGACATAAAAAGTAGTGGTTTTTCTATCTGGGGAGATATTTTTAAGAAGAATGGAGCTGGTTTAAAAAGTCTCGAAAATGAACCAACACAAGATAATTTAAAGGGAACCGATATATATATTATTGTTGACCCGGACACTAAAAAAGAAACATCTAATCCCCACTATATCGAGTCCCGCCATATCAAAGCTATTGCTGACTGGGTTAAGCGGGGTGGCGTATTGATACTGATGGCCAATGATAGTGCTAATGCCGAATTGCCACATCTAAATGTATTAGCGGCTAAGTTCGGAATCCATTTCAATGATGATTTATATAAGCATGTGATCGGTACCCAGTTTGAAATGGGGGCCATCAATGTTCCTGCGAATGATCCGGTGTTTAAAACCGCAAAAAAGGTTTATCTGAAAGATATCGCCACGCTTCAACTATCAGCGCCCGCTAAACCCCTGCTGGTTGATGATAATCATGTAATAGTAGGTACCGCACGGTACGGAAAAGGCAGAGTAGTGGCTGTGGGTGATCCCTGGTTTTACAATGAGTATACAAATGGCAGGTTACCGGCAGCTATGGGATTTGACAATGACAAAGCTGCGGATGATCTGAGTAAGTGGCTGCTGGATCAGGTACCTGTAAAAGGGAACTAA
- a CDS encoding PQQ-dependent sugar dehydrogenase — protein sequence MKSKLFRLTAVFAALAMSITLYALKPATDVVPDADNAGLKLPEGFGALKVAETGSKARHLVVTPQGDIYVKLARPNKEGKAILVLHEASNGKAELKTSFGNYGGTEVALKNGYLYASSNTEVFKYKVNDKNEVINPDQPEKIVTGLKAGRQHETKSFALDNDGNIYVNIGAWFNACQEKDRGLHSPGIPGCPILDSMGGVWQFRTDKLNQSYGDGVRYATGLRNMVGMDWNQQDNQLFVMQHGRDNLNSSWPELYTTKQSAELPAECLYALKKGDNAGWPFMYYDQIQHKKIQAPEYGGDGKKEADAKYIDPAMAYPGHMAPNGLLFYTGNQFPAKYKNGAFIAFHGSWNRAPEPQAGYFVVFQPFKNGKPDGNWEVFADGFSGSPEKTAAGRADHRPCGLAQGSDGSLYVTDDSKGTIYRIIYSKK from the coding sequence ATGAAAAGTAAATTATTCAGATTAACAGCGGTTTTCGCCGCTCTTGCAATGAGCATAACACTTTATGCTTTGAAACCCGCAACGGATGTGGTACCTGATGCCGATAATGCCGGATTAAAATTACCCGAAGGTTTTGGCGCCTTGAAAGTAGCCGAAACAGGCTCCAAGGCACGACATCTGGTGGTTACACCACAGGGAGATATCTATGTAAAATTGGCCAGGCCTAATAAAGAAGGCAAAGCTATTTTGGTATTACATGAAGCCTCAAATGGCAAAGCCGAGCTTAAAACTAGTTTTGGCAATTATGGTGGTACCGAGGTAGCTCTGAAGAACGGGTATCTGTATGCATCGTCAAATACGGAGGTATTTAAATATAAGGTAAACGATAAAAATGAGGTGATCAACCCGGATCAGCCTGAGAAAATTGTTACTGGCTTAAAAGCAGGCCGTCAGCATGAAACAAAATCATTTGCGCTGGATAACGATGGTAATATCTATGTGAATATAGGTGCCTGGTTTAACGCTTGTCAGGAAAAAGACCGGGGTTTGCATTCGCCAGGAATACCAGGTTGTCCGATCCTTGATTCGATGGGCGGGGTATGGCAGTTCAGAACCGATAAGCTAAATCAAAGCTACGGTGACGGCGTACGCTATGCAACCGGGTTACGGAATATGGTTGGCATGGATTGGAATCAGCAGGATAATCAACTGTTTGTAATGCAGCACGGACGTGATAACCTGAACAGTTCATGGCCCGAACTGTATACCACTAAACAATCGGCAGAGTTACCGGCCGAGTGTTTGTATGCCCTTAAAAAAGGCGACAACGCCGGCTGGCCTTTCATGTATTATGACCAGATACAACACAAAAAAATACAAGCACCGGAATATGGAGGAGATGGAAAAAAAGAAGCGGATGCTAAATATATAGATCCGGCTATGGCCTATCCCGGTCATATGGCTCCTAATGGCTTACTCTTTTATACTGGCAACCAATTTCCAGCAAAATACAAAAATGGGGCCTTTATAGCTTTCCATGGTTCATGGAACCGGGCACCGGAGCCGCAGGCTGGTTACTTTGTGGTTTTTCAACCATTTAAAAATGGTAAACCGGATGGTAATTGGGAAGTATTTGCGGATGGCTTTTCAGGTTCACCAGAAAAAACGGCAGCTGGTCGAGCAGATCATCGTCCCTGCGGTCTGGCCCAGGGTTCGGATGGTTCTCTGTATGTTACCGATGATTCTAAAGGGACTATTTATCGCATTATCTATTCAAAAAAATGA
- a CDS encoding RagB/SusD family nutrient uptake outer membrane protein, translating into MKRISIYLYTCLFLGLLTTACKKTLVEDPKSTLTPAFFATTQGFQAGLTAAYAGFRNNWGPDTYFEMTVPGTDEFIAGNDGNNGLVKYNSNFNASDGTVAGIWKNCYTYINTCNGLIGNAPSGLDAATTASMIGEAKFLRANYYFILVQFWGDVTLNKTFQATPTTSATRAPMADVYAFIIQDLKDAIAALPASPLTSGVLPGKATKAAAMHLLAKVYLTRAGSSAKQADDYKNAYSTAIDLITNVAPAGGLRLQQDFGSVFAEGNEANSEVLWTVQHTPTLAYNGSPTQNNSGPDNLLCHLFVPKYEVQPGMQRSTLYGRPYIRVVPTHWLTDTVFKERVNDQRYKKTFQTTWLCNNAASIPTWPNPLPAGAPANAQPGAPKFTVGDTAIWMPGYEINAAKIAGYRYQVIPPSKYSIALSPAMTKYFDTKRPDQNSPSSRPIIIYRLAETYLIAAEALLMDGRASDAVQYVNAVRERAAYPLGNASAMDITASQLTLDFILDERSRELCGELMRWLDLVRTGKLLERVKLHNTDGKNNIKPFQVLRPIPQAQIDATITGTPYPQNPGW; encoded by the coding sequence ATGAAAAGGATATCTATATACTTATATACTTGCTTGTTTTTAGGTCTTTTAACTACAGCTTGTAAAAAAACGCTGGTGGAAGATCCAAAATCAACGCTTACGCCTGCCTTTTTTGCCACAACACAAGGCTTCCAGGCAGGGCTTACGGCAGCTTATGCCGGTTTCAGAAATAACTGGGGGCCTGATACCTATTTTGAAATGACCGTACCCGGTACTGATGAGTTTATTGCCGGCAATGATGGTAATAACGGACTGGTCAAATACAACAGTAACTTTAACGCTTCTGATGGCACGGTAGCCGGGATATGGAAAAACTGCTATACCTACATCAATACTTGTAATGGTTTAATTGGTAACGCGCCATCGGGTCTTGACGCTGCTACAACAGCCAGTATGATAGGAGAGGCCAAGTTTCTGCGGGCAAATTATTACTTTATACTAGTGCAATTTTGGGGTGATGTAACACTCAATAAAACATTCCAGGCAACGCCTACCACATCTGCCACTCGAGCACCTATGGCGGATGTTTATGCTTTTATCATTCAGGATTTGAAGGATGCTATTGCTGCACTTCCGGCAAGTCCTTTAACCAGCGGTGTTCTTCCTGGCAAGGCAACAAAGGCTGCAGCCATGCATTTGCTGGCAAAAGTATACCTGACCCGGGCCGGATCATCGGCCAAGCAAGCTGATGATTATAAAAATGCGTATTCAACAGCTATTGATCTGATCACCAATGTTGCCCCGGCCGGAGGACTAAGGTTACAACAGGATTTTGGAAGCGTATTTGCAGAAGGCAATGAAGCCAATAGTGAAGTATTGTGGACAGTACAGCACACGCCTACATTAGCTTATAACGGTTCACCTACTCAAAACAATAGTGGTCCTGATAACTTATTGTGCCACTTATTTGTACCTAAGTACGAAGTGCAACCCGGTATGCAACGCAGCACACTCTACGGGCGCCCATACATCAGAGTAGTACCCACACATTGGCTTACTGACACTGTATTTAAAGAGCGGGTTAATGATCAGCGGTATAAAAAAACTTTCCAAACTACCTGGCTGTGTAATAATGCGGCTTCCATTCCAACATGGCCCAATCCCTTACCTGCTGGAGCTCCGGCTAATGCTCAGCCTGGTGCACCTAAGTTTACGGTAGGGGATACGGCTATATGGATGCCAGGTTATGAAATAAATGCGGCTAAAATTGCTGGATATCGTTATCAGGTCATCCCGCCGAGTAAATATAGCATTGCGTTATCGCCTGCTATGACCAAATATTTTGATACCAAGCGTCCTGATCAAAACTCTCCATCAAGCCGGCCTATCATCATCTACCGTCTGGCAGAAACTTATTTGATTGCTGCGGAAGCTTTATTAATGGACGGCCGGGCAAGCGATGCTGTGCAGTATGTTAACGCTGTGCGTGAAAGGGCTGCTTATCCATTGGGCAATGCCTCAGCCATGGATATCACGGCGAGTCAACTCACACTCGACTTTATCTTGGACGAACGTTCAAGGGAACTTTGCGGAGAATTAATGCGTTGGCTGGATCTGGTCAGAACCGGTAAATTGTTGGAGAGGGTGAAGTTGCACAATACAGATGGAAAGAATAATATCAAACCATTTCAGGTACTACGGCCTATTCCACAAGCGCAGATCGATGCAACAATAACCGGTACACCTTACCCTCAAAATCCAGGCTGGTAA
- a CDS encoding FecR family protein, with protein MMLWRRPDPDDKVGEEHLRDEEAMRAVEKEMLQNIHKDILGRWHFIKTTTARYTMAASLLLMCCSGLLYKKLSANDEASWVMVSSPKGNIKNIQLPDGSTVWLNSGSTLKFPEHFGKTREIELVDGEAYFDVKHDDHSPFTVHYGRLHARVLGTAFNVKFYKNISDVRLSVTRGRVEVGNKSLSFGVITLGKEVVYDQRAGTHQIRPIDAEKVAAWKSNEINLYSIPFDELVIRLENIYNVHINYDHTRVNHLTTTIHFSRDNTLPYVLDIIKTIYHLDYDIKGKEVYLKKM; from the coding sequence ATGATGCTATGGCGTAGGCCAGATCCCGACGATAAGGTTGGGGAAGAACATCTTCGGGATGAGGAGGCGATGCGTGCTGTAGAAAAAGAAATGCTCCAAAATATTCACAAAGATATTTTGGGGAGATGGCATTTTATCAAAACTACAACCGCACGGTATACCATGGCCGCTTCTTTACTACTGATGTGCTGCTCCGGGCTTTTATATAAAAAATTATCAGCTAATGATGAGGCTAGCTGGGTAATGGTATCAAGCCCAAAGGGAAATATTAAAAATATACAGCTTCCTGATGGATCAACCGTTTGGCTAAACTCAGGCTCGACACTGAAGTTTCCCGAACATTTTGGGAAAACACGAGAGATAGAATTAGTTGATGGTGAGGCTTATTTTGATGTAAAACATGATGATCATTCACCATTTACTGTGCACTATGGCCGCTTGCACGCACGTGTATTAGGAACTGCGTTTAATGTGAAGTTTTATAAAAACATTAGTGATGTACGGTTATCAGTTACCCGGGGCCGGGTTGAAGTAGGTAACAAATCATTGAGTTTTGGTGTGATTACACTCGGTAAAGAGGTTGTTTATGACCAAAGAGCAGGTACCCATCAGATTAGGCCAATAGATGCAGAAAAAGTAGCTGCCTGGAAATCAAATGAGATCAATCTATACAGTATTCCGTTTGATGAACTGGTAATACGGCTTGAAAATATTTATAATGTTCATATTAATTACGATCATACAAGGGTAAATCATCTAACAACCACCATTCATTTTTCAAGAGATAATACTTTACCGTATGTGCTTGATATCATTAAAACCATCTACCATTTGGATTATGATATAAAAGGGAAGGAGGTTTATCTGAAAAAAATGTAG
- a CDS encoding SusC/RagA family TonB-linked outer membrane protein encodes MLVILGSLVFIQLLHANSTADQITDHPVKISFGNESLQSSLDKLEKQSNVKFSYNPADLKGYSIAPHKFQNEPLGKVLNYLFAKTHLSFKEINSGIIIYDRSESSKISPQVDKAMAGEVNNASADEITVTGKVSDSNGPLPGVSVGVEGTSKGVITNATGNYTLKVSSDAVLTFSSIGYKKQRIPVNNQTVINVTMLSDLKSLNDVIVVGYGIQKKSDVTGSIVSVNEQALRDIPASNIGQALQGQAAGVDIQKSGGNSHPGATPSILIRGTRSINASNAPLIVVDGLPFNGSLNDINPDDIVSLEVLKDASSTAIYGSRGANGVLLISTRRGKKGGTSISYSGYAGFNKPLGNYNVMNGSQFEDLKKWGLINGNPGKYTGIDDPAFLTDGSFAPQEVASIKSGRSTDWQKLIYKTGFVTDHQLGVSGGNDLTQYAISGGYYNETGIYFGQSFVRYSLKLSVDQQLGKNVKIGLSALNTLSYTNGENANPLGQALRASPLSTPYDDVTGKLVGFTAGSANQVWNPLANFVPGAVVETRKRFGTFTTAYAEVNLAPGLKYRFNGGAEIRPDTYGNYYASATTNNLGGASTANNQSTYSYNYTLENVLTYDRTFAQKHHVNFTGLYSLQESQAQSNSFSYNNILSDGIQYFNPQYGSNLSGSGSYSKWDIISYMARVNYGYANKYLLTLTMRSDGSSRLAPGNKYHVFPSAAAAWNITQEPILKDSKVLTNLKLRASYGTVGNTAINPYQTLGALSSVNYNFGSTNLTGAYPTSVPNPNLTWEYTSTLNLGLDFGFFDGRITGAVDAYHQYTRSLLLPLSLPPTSGIPSSILTNVGQTQNKGLEISLSTINIAGNGRNSFSWTTNFNITFNRGKVTKLASGVTQDITNGLFVGQPINAIFDYKKIGIWQNTKADSALAKSLGLTTTGTGSVIGTIRVEDVNKDGKINANDRIILGSDQPKYTGGFTNRIAYKGFDFTVVGVYRVGGLITSKIFQSGSFINTFQGNYNNINEDYWTPTNHQNYYPKPNSASTNTPYSSLLSYFDGTFLKIRSLTLGYYMPEAITRRIKAKSLRIYATAQNPFILFSPYRNEFHGLDPETAGTLNVDTPPTKSFTFGINMTL; translated from the coding sequence ATGTTGGTTATTCTTGGCTCATTGGTATTTATTCAGCTTTTGCATGCGAATAGTACGGCAGATCAGATAACAGACCACCCCGTTAAAATTTCGTTTGGTAATGAGTCACTACAAAGCTCCCTGGATAAACTTGAAAAACAATCCAACGTTAAATTTTCCTATAACCCAGCTGATTTAAAGGGCTATAGTATAGCACCGCATAAGTTTCAGAATGAGCCGCTTGGCAAGGTTTTAAATTATTTGTTCGCTAAAACTCATTTATCTTTTAAGGAAATAAACTCAGGTATTATCATTTATGATAGATCTGAATCATCAAAAATTAGCCCGCAAGTAGATAAAGCAATGGCTGGGGAGGTTAATAATGCTTCGGCTGATGAAATTACAGTTACCGGAAAAGTATCAGATTCAAATGGGCCGTTACCAGGGGTTTCTGTAGGAGTAGAAGGCACCTCAAAAGGTGTTATTACGAATGCAACTGGTAATTATACACTTAAAGTATCATCAGATGCAGTCCTGACATTCTCTTCAATAGGTTATAAAAAGCAGCGGATACCTGTTAATAATCAAACGGTTATTAATGTAACCATGCTTTCCGACCTGAAATCACTCAATGATGTAATTGTGGTTGGTTATGGCATTCAGAAAAAATCGGATGTAACTGGTTCGATTGTATCAGTTAATGAACAGGCACTTCGTGATATCCCGGCCTCCAACATTGGTCAGGCTTTACAGGGACAGGCAGCTGGTGTTGATATTCAGAAAAGTGGCGGTAACAGTCATCCTGGTGCAACGCCCTCCATTTTAATACGAGGCACCAGATCGATTAACGCCTCTAACGCTCCGCTGATAGTGGTAGATGGTTTACCTTTTAACGGAAGCCTCAATGATATAAATCCTGATGATATCGTTTCTTTAGAAGTATTAAAAGATGCTTCGTCAACAGCCATTTATGGCTCAAGGGGAGCTAATGGTGTATTGTTGATTTCTACAAGGCGCGGTAAAAAAGGCGGTACGTCTATAAGCTATAGCGGTTATGCTGGCTTTAATAAGCCGTTGGGGAATTATAATGTTATGAATGGCTCCCAATTTGAAGATCTGAAAAAATGGGGTTTGATTAATGGTAACCCCGGTAAGTACACTGGTATTGATGATCCTGCATTTTTAACAGATGGATCATTTGCTCCACAGGAAGTAGCCTCAATCAAGAGTGGGCGCAGTACGGATTGGCAAAAGCTCATTTATAAAACAGGTTTTGTAACCGATCATCAATTAGGAGTTTCGGGCGGTAATGATTTAACGCAATATGCTATATCAGGTGGATACTACAACGAAACCGGTATCTATTTTGGTCAATCATTCGTGCGTTACTCGCTTAAACTGAGCGTTGACCAACAATTGGGTAAGAATGTTAAAATTGGTTTAAGCGCATTAAACACCTTAAGCTATACCAATGGTGAAAATGCCAACCCGCTTGGGCAAGCATTGCGGGCAAGCCCGCTTTCAACACCTTATGATGATGTTACAGGGAAGCTGGTAGGATTTACTGCCGGTAGCGCTAACCAGGTATGGAACCCTTTAGCCAATTTTGTGCCCGGTGCTGTAGTTGAAACCCGTAAAAGGTTTGGAACCTTTACCACTGCATACGCAGAAGTAAATTTGGCTCCAGGCCTAAAATACCGGTTTAATGGAGGCGCCGAAATACGGCCCGATACATATGGAAACTACTATGCCAGTGCCACTACCAATAACCTTGGAGGGGCGTCAACAGCAAATAATCAAAGTACTTACAGCTATAACTATACCCTGGAGAATGTTTTAACTTATGATAGAACATTTGCGCAGAAACACCATGTAAACTTTACAGGTTTGTACAGTTTACAAGAAAGTCAAGCTCAGTCAAATTCATTTAGTTATAATAACATTCTGTCAGATGGTATTCAGTATTTTAATCCGCAATATGGGTCAAATTTGAGTGGATCTGGATCATACTCCAAATGGGATATCATTTCTTATATGGCGAGGGTAAACTATGGTTATGCCAATAAGTATCTGCTTACTTTAACCATGCGTTCAGATGGCTCGTCACGTTTGGCACCTGGTAATAAATATCATGTTTTCCCTTCAGCCGCAGCAGCATGGAATATTACTCAGGAACCTATCCTGAAAGATTCAAAAGTATTAACAAATCTTAAACTAAGGGCAAGCTATGGTACTGTAGGTAATACGGCTATTAATCCATATCAAACGTTGGGCGCGCTATCATCAGTAAACTATAACTTCGGCTCTACCAATTTAACAGGTGCTTATCCAACCAGTGTACCTAATCCAAACCTTACATGGGAATATACATCTACTTTAAACCTCGGACTTGATTTTGGCTTCTTTGACGGACGAATAACTGGCGCTGTAGATGCCTACCATCAATATACCCGGTCATTACTGCTGCCGCTGTCGCTGCCGCCAACCTCGGGCATACCCAGCAGCATTTTGACTAACGTGGGCCAAACGCAGAATAAAGGTCTCGAAATAAGCCTGAGCACTATTAATATAGCCGGAAATGGACGTAACAGCTTTAGCTGGACAACCAACTTTAACATCACCTTTAACCGTGGAAAAGTCACCAAACTGGCAAGTGGTGTTACCCAGGATATTACCAATGGGTTATTTGTTGGGCAGCCTATCAATGCCATATTTGATTATAAAAAAATTGGTATTTGGCAAAACACCAAGGCAGACAGTGCTTTGGCTAAAAGCCTGGGGTTAACTACCACCGGCACAGGCTCCGTTATTGGTACCATCAGGGTTGAAGATGTGAACAAGGATGGAAAAATCAATGCTAACGATAGGATTATACTTGGATCGGATCAGCCTAAATATACAGGTGGCTTTACCAACCGTATTGCCTATAAGGGATTTGATTTTACAGTAGTAGGAGTTTACCGTGTTGGGGGATTAATAACTTCTAAAATATTCCAAAGCGGAAGTTTTATTAATACTTTCCAGGGTAATTACAATAATATTAATGAAGATTACTGGACGCCAACCAATCATCAGAATTATTATCCTAAACCAAACTCTGCGTCGACAAATACCCCGTATTCATCGTTATTGAGCTATTTTGATGGCACTTTCTTAAAAATCCGCAGCCTTACTTTGGGCTATTATATGCCTGAGGCAATTACCAGGCGGATTAAGGCCAAGTCCTTACGGATATACGCAACGGCACAGAATCCATTCATTCTTTTTTCGCCTTATCGGAATGAGTTTCATGGCCTTGACCCTGAAACAGCTGGTACATTAAACGTTGATACGCCGCCTACCAAGTCATTTACATTCGGTATTAATATGACACTTTAA
- a CDS encoding RNA polymerase sigma factor: MVSEIELIVLIKEGDIRAFDEFYKRNWRVLYQTAYRSTSSQEDAKDLVQTVFINLWNCRQNLNPDAYTPSYLFKILKNNIINFYKQDSARRKRLEQLLYLDEVNQYTTEDNLMAKELSIVIDGEIRELPRKMQEVFILSRQQHLSVNEISETLNITPRTVKNQLSNALKILRTKLGMF, translated from the coding sequence ATGGTTTCAGAAATTGAATTGATCGTATTAATTAAGGAGGGAGATATCCGCGCCTTTGATGAGTTTTACAAAAGAAACTGGCGTGTTTTGTATCAAACGGCTTATCGTTCAACATCCTCGCAGGAAGATGCTAAGGATTTGGTACAAACGGTTTTTATCAATTTATGGAATTGCAGGCAAAATCTTAACCCCGATGCTTACACGCCCTCTTATCTCTTTAAGATATTAAAAAATAACATTATTAATTTTTATAAGCAGGATTCGGCCAGAAGAAAGAGATTAGAACAACTGCTATATCTTGACGAAGTTAATCAGTATACCACTGAAGATAATTTGATGGCCAAAGAACTTTCGATAGTAATTGATGGAGAGATCAGGGAGCTGCCCCGGAAAATGCAGGAGGTTTTTATTTTATCACGCCAACAACACCTTTCTGTCAACGAAATTTCTGAAACACTTAACATTACGCCCCGCACAGTTAAAAATCAGCTCTCTAACGCTTTAAAAATATTGCGTACTAAACTGGGTATGTTTTAG